The following are from one region of the Sorghum bicolor cultivar BTx623 chromosome 2, Sorghum_bicolor_NCBIv3, whole genome shotgun sequence genome:
- the LOC8081785 gene encoding uncharacterized protein LOC8081785, producing MVVIDQKGYAMYCEVSPEVLPHMKQYLEEGKVLYIWKACVERAKPGYRVVDAPYMLKLIMRTEIFEGNSNDTSFPKYVFSLTPIEILPQYARRTDRFLDVIGKITAISNAAVARNTSGDLMMRRLITLQDHKGNTIDLSLSGQRALEFDAEAVFDIGQNHHVIAIFVGTLMKIYREDYKFLSGTSACRWYINENDIPAMRTFQRGLPYQVTPIQKLQLQSEDYMEQGVEEKTLFDLKHIDPLTDKVKTQLLMLYGNKNCLSLYTSAITHYIFVC from the exons ATGGTGGTcattgatcaaaag GGTTATGCGATGTACTGTGAAGTATCTCCAGAAGTTCTGCCTCATATGAAACAATATTTAGAAGAAGGAAAGGTTCTCTACATATGGAAAGCATGTGTTGAACGAGCTAAGCCTGGGTACAGAGTTGTAGATGCTCCTTACATGTTAAAACTGATCATGAGAACAGAAATCTTTGAAGGAAATAGCAACGACACAAGTTTCCCAAAGTATGTATTTTCATTGACCCCAATCGAAATACTACCacaatatgcaagaaggacagATCGTTTCCTAG atgtgaTTGGAAAAATCACTGCCATCTCAAATGCAGCTGTAGCGCGTAACACATCTGGAGACCTTATGATGCGTAGGCTAATAACACTTCAAGATCATAA GGGAAACACAATTGATTTGTCACTCTCAGGACAAAGGGCTCTTGAATTTGATGCTGAGGCGGTCTTCGATATTGGTCAAAATCATCATGTCATAGCAATTTTTGTGGGCACACTCATGAAAATATATCGAGAAGACTACAAATTTCTCAGTGGAACTTCGGCATGTAGGTGGTATATTAATGAAAATGATATACCAGCAATGAGAACTTTTCAAAGAGG ATTGCCATATCAAGTGACACCAATTCAAAAACTGCAACTCCAAAGCGAAGACTACATGGAGCAAGGTGTTGAAGAAAAAACTCTGTTTGACCTCAAACACATAGATCCTTTGACTGATAAGGTCAAAACTCAACTCCTTATGTTATATGGAAATAAAAATTGCTTAAGTCTCTATACATCAGCCATCACTcattatatttttgtttgttaA